The genomic segment AAAAACTTCGTACGCAATCTTTTGAATTCTGCTATCCACTGTCAAAACCACTGTGTTGCCCCTTTTGGGATTTGTCTGCTTGTATACACCTACCACTTTCCCTACCGCATTCACTATGAGCTCCTCTGCTCCCACCGCCCCCTGCAGAGATTCCTCCAGCGCTTTCTCTAACCCTTGCCTTCCTACCAAGCTTTGATGCGATATTCTATCTTTATAAACTTCCAACTGCTTTTTTGTGGGATAACCCACATAGCCTATGATGTGAGCACATTCCTCCCCCATAGGATAAAATCTTTTTGGGATCGTGTTTATAAACACTCCAGGCAAGCGGTAGCTGTTGTTGTAAAATGCATCTATTTCTGATTGATCTGCGAGCTTTTTGATAAGTACAGGTTCTATACTGTTGTATTTGTCTAATAGTGATTGGGTGGATATCTCTATACCAAAAATTTCTCTTAGATTTTTCAAGGTCTGTTCCACAACCTCCTTTTCCTGCATTATCTTAGGGTCTAAAAAGATTGCATACTCTGGCACATCATAGGCAAGCTTTTTATAGTGCCTGTCTAATATGTCCCCCCTTTGGGAATATATTATCCTACGTCTGATGTAGTTTCTCTTAGATAGGTCTTTGTAGTAGTTTCCTTTCAGAACTTGAAGATAAAACAGTCTGAAAACCAAAATCAAGTATAGAACGAAAGACAATACAAAAAAAAGTATAAAATTCCTACGCTTCATCGCTACCTTTCAACACTTTTTTTCCAAAGAAGTAAACTATGAACAGTTCAATTAAAAAACCAATTAGAGCATAAAAGTCCAGAGGATAGTAATACTTAGTTCTGAATAAAAGATACCTGTATGCGTGTTCGATAGTGGCTATTACTACATAAAACATAACCAGCGTTGAGATAAGTTTCACATAAAAAACCTTTTTTGCAACGTCCAAAATCATGAGCGCTAACAACTTACCAGACGCATGCCATCCTAAGGAACCTTGAAGTAAATCCAAAAGCAAAGCCCCTAAAAACCCCCTGCCGTAATTTACCTGGCCTTTGAGGTTTGAAAGGAAGACAAAACACAACAGCAGATCAGGAACAAAGAGGTAACTTTTAAAAATTCCAACCAAAACTGAGCTCTGAAGCACTAAAATCAAGAACAAAACCAGATAGAAACTCAAATCCTCCTCCTTAAAATAACAACGAACTCCATCCTTCTAACGTCGGCTTCTGGCTTTACTTCCACCCTTTTGAAAAACTGCTCCTCAAGGGAAGGTGGTCCATACACTTTGCCTACTTCAAAGGAAGGAAAATGGGGACTTCTAAGCAAAACCCTAACCCCTTCCTTAATATCATCTTCTTGTAATACATGCAGGAGCCTACCAGTAGGAAAACCTCCTTTGTATATATAGTTCTTACCCTCCACTACCACGCTTACAGACATAGCATCAGACCATACCGTTCTCACTCTTGAACTACTCAGGTATACCTGGTCTACTATGCCCACGAATATGTTTCTATTTACTACCACAAAGCCCTCTTCGATCCCGTCCTTTTTACCTTTGTCTAAAATAATAAACGCATCCCTGCCAGAGGGATCGTAAGCAGTCACGCTTGCTATTAAGTAATCTAGTTCCTTATAAAATCCCTCCAGATTTTTTATTTGATTAAGCTCTCTTTTGCACGTTTCAAGCTCACTAACTTTTAAGTTCAATCGGCTGATTTCTTCCAAAAGCCTTTTGTTCTCCCTTTGCACATTAACTAAAAAGACATATGTATTTGCCAAATCTCTGACTTTATAAGAGATCTGACTCTTTAACTCAAGCACAGGTAAGAAAATACTGTTTATAAAACCAATTATAGGGGAGATCATTGGATAGGAATAAACTTCAGTTAAGTAAGATAGGGCGCTAAAGAAAAAGAGTAAAACGTAGATAATTCTACTTTTCATTCCATGGCTATTTGCCTTATTAGATGCATCTTATCAAGGACCGAACCTACGCCCCGTGCCACTGCGGTCATAGGATCTTCACAGTACCTTGTAAATATTCCCGTTTCACGATAGATTCTTGTATCTAAGTTCCTAAGTAAAGAGCCACCGCCTGCTAAGACTATGCCTCTCTCTGCTATATCGGAAGCCAATTCCGGTGGAGTTTTTTCAAGGGTTAGCTTTACAGCGTTTATAATAGAATTGACCACATCTTCTAAGGCTTGAGCTATATCAAAGTTTGATATACTTATAGTCTTCGGTAAACCGGTCATATCTCTTCCTTTTATTTCCATCGTTCTTTCTTGGTCTTCTATGATAGCACTACCTAACTCTATCTTTATTCTCTCCGCAGTTTGCTCTCCTATTAGTATATGATATTTTTTCTTTACGTAATTAGCCACCGCCTCGGTCATTTCGTCTCCCGCCACTCTTATAGAAGTGGAGGTTACTATACCAGCCAAGGATATAACCGCTATTTCGGTAGTTCCACCCCCCACGTCTACTACCATATTACCAACAGGTTCGTCTACAGGCAGTCCAGCACCTATTGCCGCGGCCATCGGTTCTGCTATAAGATAAACCTCTCTTGCGCCCGCACTCTTTGCTGCGTCAATGACTGCCCTTTTCTCCACTTGCGTCACACCTGAGGGCACCCCGATAACTACTCGGGGTTTAGCTTTAAATATACCTTTGCCTATCACTTTG from the Thermocrinis sp. genome contains:
- the mreC gene encoding rod shape-determining protein MreC — translated: MKSRIIYVLLFFFSALSYLTEVYSYPMISPIIGFINSIFLPVLELKSQISYKVRDLANTYVFLVNVQRENKRLLEEISRLNLKVSELETCKRELNQIKNLEGFYKELDYLIASVTAYDPSGRDAFIILDKGKKDGIEEGFVVVNRNIFVGIVDQVYLSSSRVRTVWSDAMSVSVVVEGKNYIYKGGFPTGRLLHVLQEDDIKEGVRVLLRSPHFPSFEVGKVYGPPSLEEQFFKRVEVKPEADVRRMEFVVILRRRI
- a CDS encoding rod shape-determining protein; its protein translation is MLNRILRFLGMFSNNIGIDLGTANTVIYLEGKGVVLSEPSIVAVDVRTGKVIAVGKEAKEMLGKTPGTIQTIRPLRDGVITDFEATRIMLSHMINKVIGKGIFKAKPRVVIGVPSGVTQVEKRAVIDAAKSAGAREVYLIAEPMAAAIGAGLPVDEPVGNMVVDVGGGTTEIAVISLAGIVTSTSIRVAGDEMTEAVANYVKKKYHILIGEQTAERIKIELGSAIIEDQERTMEIKGRDMTGLPKTISISNFDIAQALEDVVNSIINAVKLTLEKTPPELASDIAERGIVLAGGGSLLRNLDTRIYRETGIFTRYCEDPMTAVARGVGSVLDKMHLIRQIAME